A single genomic interval of Xiphophorus couchianus chromosome 2, X_couchianus-1.0, whole genome shotgun sequence harbors:
- the arsa gene encoding arylsulfatase A, with product MAYLLFTCLVLHVLSICSASPPNFVLLFADDLGFGDLGCYGHPSSLTPNLDRLAAGGLRFTDFYCTSPVCSPSRASLLTGRYQTRSGIFPGVFYPGSIGGLPLNETTIAEVLKPLGYATAAVGKWHLGYGANGTFLPTQQGFDQYLGIPYSHDQGPCRNLTCFPPDVKCFGSCDVGVVTVPLVHNDKIKQQPVNFLDLEKAYSDFATNFIITSVKENQPFFLYYPSHHTHYPQYAGTRAAGHSLRGPFGDALFEFDSTIGNLITTLEKMGVINNTLVFFTADNGPELMRMSRGGNSGPLRCGKGTTYDGGMREPAIAFWPGVIKPGVTHEMASTLDILPTIASLAGAKLPPVILDGFDMTGLLFHKGKSKREAMMFYPIDPNEKYGLFAVRLGKYKAHFYTRGATHSATTPDRNCSEFALNAHDPPLIFDLEADPSEHHPLPLKDRPDIQAVLVQIKKVKAQFEATMVFGESQISKGENPDLEPCCSPECSPKPTCCHC from the exons ATGGCTTACCTTCTTTTCACCTGCCTTGTTCTCCATGTTTTGTCCATTTGCTCTGCTTCACCACCGAATTTCGTGCTCCTCTTCGCAGATGACCTGGGATTCGGGGACTTGGGCTGTTATGGACACCCGAGTTCACTGACTCCTAACCTGGACCGCCTAGCAGCAGGAGGACTTCgatttacagatttttactgCACCAGTCCGGTCTGCAGCCCCTCTAG GGCATCGTTGCTGACAGGTCGCTACCAGACTCGCTCAGGAATCTTTCCAGGTGTATTTTACCCAGGCTCCATTGGGGGTCTCCCACTGAACGAGACTACCATTGCAGAGGTGTTGAAACCTTTGGGTTATGCCACAGCTGCTGTGGGGAAGTGGCACTTAGGCTATGGAGCCAATGGAACATTTCTCCCAACTCAGCAGGGGTTTGACCAGTACTTGGGAATCCCATATTCTCACGACCAG GGGCCATGCCGCAACTTGACCTGTTTCCCTCCAGATGTAAAGTGTTTTGGATCGTGTGATGTTGGAGTAGTAACCGTCCCTTTGGTCCATAATGATAAGATCAAGCAGCAACCAGTCAACTTCCTTGATCTGGAAAAGGCATACAGCGATTTTGCAACCAATTTTATAATCACATCTGTCAAGGAAAATCAGCCTTTCTTTCTGTACTACCCATCACAT CACACTCACTACCCTCAGTATGCTGGTACCAGAGCAGCAGGTCACTCTCTGAGAGGTCCATTTGGTGATGCCCTCTTTGAGTTTGACAGCACAATAGGAAACCTAATAACAACCCTGGAAAAGATGGGTGTGATCAACAACACACTTGTGTTCTTCACTGCTGACAATGG gCCTGAACTGATGCGTATGTCGCGTGGTGGAAATTCAGGCCCACTGAGATGTGGCAAAGGTACAACATATGATGGAGGCATGAGGGAGCCAGCCATTGCATTCTGGCCAGGGGTCATTAAACCAG GGGTGACCCATGAGATGGCCAGCACTCTGGATATCCTCCCAACCATTGCAAGTCTGGCTGGAGCCAAGCTTCCCCCGGTGATACTGGATGGGTTTGATATGACAGGTCTCCTCTTTCACAAAGGAAAG AGTAAAAGGGAGGCAATGATGTTCTACCCCATAGATCCTAATGAAAAATACGGCCTGTTTGCTGTAAGATTGGGAAAGTACAAGGCCCACTTTTACACGAGAG GCGCCACCCACAGTGCTACCACCCCTGACCGAAATTGTTCCGAGTTTGCCCTCAATGCCCATGATCCACCTCTCATTTTTGACCTGGAGGCCGACCCCTCGGAGCACCACCCTCTTCCTCTGAAGGATAGACCCGACATCCAAGCCGTGCTGGTGCAGATAAAGAAAGTCAAGGCGCAGTTTGAGGCGACCATGGTCTTTGGAGAAAGCCAGATATCAAAGGGAGAGAACCCGGATCTTGAGCCCTGCTGCAGTCCTGAGTGTAGCCCCAAGCCCACCTGCTGCCACTGCTGA